The Ascaphus truei isolate aAscTru1 chromosome 3, aAscTru1.hap1, whole genome shotgun sequence genome includes a region encoding these proteins:
- the DIS3 gene encoding exosome complex exonuclease RRP44 — MLKSKTFMKKTRSGGVLKIVREHYLRDDISCGCWGCDECQQEAPVLQLEPILQSSLCPSPHYLLPDTNVLLHQIDILEDPVIQNVILLQTVLQEVRRRSAPVYKRTRDLFSNPEKYFYTFTNEHHRETYIEQEQGENANDRNDRAIRTAAKWYDNHLQKSPNVANIKTILITNDRKNKEKAVEEGILAYTCEEYIKSLVANPELVDRLACVSDEKNEVESGRILFSEHLPLSKLQQGIKSGTYLQGTFRASRDNYLEATVWVHGDSTDNKEVILQGLRNINRAMHEDIVAVKLLAKKDWVAPSSVVLQDEGETEDIEDIESIEEQEKMLKTDVTSMLKPSGIVVGVIKRNWRPYCGMLSKSHIKESTRHLFTPADRRIPRIRIETRQSSSLEGHRIIVAIDGWPKNSRYPNGHFVKNLGTAGDKETETEVLLLEHDVAHQPFSQAVLSFLPKMPWVITPEDMKNRIDLRHLDVCSVDPPGCTDIDDALHCRELENGNLEVGVHIADVSHFIRPGNALDQESASRGTTVYLCEKRIDMVPELLSSNLCSLRSEVERLAFSCIWELNQNAEILHTKFTKSVINSKASLTYAEAQMRIDSPNMNDEITKSLRLLNKLAKVLKRRRIDNGALTLASPEVRFHMDSETHDPIDMQTKELKETNSMVEEFMLLANISVAQKINDEFPEYALLRKHPAPPPANYDILVKAAKSKTLEIRTDSAKALADSLDKAELPEFPYMNTLLRILATRCMMQAVYFCSGMDNDFHHYGLASPIYTHFTSPIRRYADIIVHRLLAAAVGADCTYPDLTNKHKLADICKNINYRHKMAQYSQRASVSYHTQLFFKNKGIVNEEGYILFVRKNAIVVLIPKFGLEGTVFFEEKDKPKPKLTYNDEIPSLTVVNTTFYIFDKVQVKITLDASNIQHQKIRMALVEPKIPGVNSPIENNEKSTNGEPKSKKNKMGK, encoded by the exons ATTGATATCCTTGAAGATCCCGTCATTCAGaatgtgattttgctgcagactgTTCTTCAGGAAGTGAGGCGTCGGAGTGCACCAGTGTACAAAAGAACTAGAGATCTGTTCAGTAACCCGGAGAAATATTTCTATACTTTTACCAATGAACATCATAG AGAAACCTATATAGAACAAGAGCAAGGGGAAAATGCCAACGATCGCAATGACAGAGCCATTAGAACCGCAGCAAAATGGTACGATAACCACCTGCAAAAGTCTCCGAATGTGGCAAACATCaagaccattttaataacaaatgacCGAAAGAACAAGGAGAAGGCAGTGGAAGAAGGAATTTTGGCATACACGT gtGAAGAATATATTAAAAGTTTGGTCGCTAATCCTGAACTTGTTGATCGGCTTGCATGTGTGTCTGATGAAAAG AATGAGGTAGAAAGTGGAAGGATTCTTTTTTCAGAACACCTACCTTTGTCAAAGTTACAGCAGGGTATAAAATCTGGCACATATCTACAAGGGACGTTCCGAGCAAGCAGAGATAACTACCTGGAGGCTACAGTGTGGGTTCATGGAGACTCTACAGATAACAAGGAG gtaaTTTTGCAGGGACTGAGAAATATAAACCGAGCCATGCATGAAGATATTGTAGCTGTGAAATTGTTGGCCAAGAAGGATTGGGTGGCACCATCATCTGTTGTCCTGCAAGATGAGGGCGAAACTGAGGACATTGAGGACATTGAATCCATCGAAGAACAAGAAAAAATG CTGAAGACTGATGTAACCAGCATGCTGAAACCATCAGGAATAGTAGTGGGAGTGATAAAGAGAAACTGGAGACCGTATTGTGGCATGCTTTCTAAATCGCACATTAAGGAG TCAACACGGCATTTGTTCACACCAGCTGACCGTAGGATACCACGTATTCGCATAGAGACCAGGCAGTCATCTTCTTTAGAAGGACACAGGATCATAGTAGCTATTGATGGCTGGCCGAAAAACTCCAGATATCCTAAT GGTCACTTTGTAAAGAATTTGGGAACAGCTGGTGATAAGGAGACTGAGACAGAGGTATTACTGCTGGAACATGATGTGGCCCACCAGCCATTCTCCCAAGCAGTTCTCAGCTTTCTTCCCAAGATGCCATGGGTCATCACTCCAGAG GACATGAAAAACCGAATTGATCTGAGACATCTTGACGTGTGCAGTGTGGATCCTCCAGGTTGTACGGACATTGATGATGCATTGCATTGTCGAGAACTGGAAAATGGAAATCTAGAG GTTGGTGTCCACATTGCAGACGTGAGTCATTTCATTCGACCTGGAAATGCTCTGGACCAAGAATCGGCCAGTAGAGGAACCACTGTGTATCTATGTGAAAAA AGAATTGACATGGTTCCAGAACTGCTAAGCTCAAATTTATGCTCGTTAAGGTCAGAAGTGGAAAG GTTGGCATTTTCGTGTATTTGGGAGCTAAATCAGAATGCTGAGATTTTACATACAAAGTTTACAAAAAGCGTTATTAATTCAAAA GCTTCCCTTACATATGCAGAGGCACAGATGAGAATTGATTCTCCCAACATGAATGATGAGATTACTAAAAGTCTTCGGCTGCTGAATAAATTAGCAAAGGTTTTGAAGAGGCGGAGAATAGATAATGG TGCTTTAACACTTGCTTCACCTGAGGTTCGATTTCATATGGACAGTGAAACCCATGATCCCATTGACATGCAGACAAAGGAGCTGAA GGAAACCAATTCAATGGTGGAAGAATTTATGTTGCTCGCCAATATTTCAGTTGCACAAAAGATTAACGACGAGTTCCCAGAATATGCTCTGCTCCGAAAACacccagcgcctccacctgcaaatTATGACATACTGGTGAAAGCTGCCAAGTCCAAA actttGGAGATTAGGACGGACTCTGCTAAGGCTCTGGCTGACTCCTTAGACAAAGCAGAACTCCCTGAATTTCCTTACATGAACACTCTGCTGAGAATCCTGGCGACTCGCTGCATGATGCAGGCGGTGTACTTCTGCTCTGGAATGGACAATGATTTCCATCACTATGGTTTAGCTTCCCCTATTTACACACACTTCACCTCGCCCATCAGAAG GTATGCTGATATTATAGTGCACCGACTTCTTGCTGCAGCTGTGGGAGCAGATTGTACTTACCCAGATCTTACTAACAAACACAAGTTGGCCGACATCTGCAAAAATATAAACTACCGACATAAAATGGCTCAGTATTCACAGAGGGCATCAGTCTCGTATCACACTCAG CTGTTTTTCAAAAACAAAGGAATTGTGAATGAAGAAGGATATATCTTGTTCGTTCGAAAGAATGCAATTGTGGTCTTAATTCCTAAATTTGGGTTAGAAGGAACAGTATTTTTTGAGGAAAAGGACAAGCCAAAACCTAAACTTACTTATAACGATGAG ATCCCCTCACTTACAGTGGTTAACACAACGTTCTACATATTTGACAAAGTGCAAGTAAAAATCACATTGGATGCTTCCAACATTCAGCATCAGAAGATCCGCATGGCACTTGTGGAGCCAAAG ataccAGGAGTCAATTCCCCCATTGAGAACAATGAAAAAAGCACAAATGGTGAACCAAAGTCCAAGAAAAACAAGATGGGAAAATAG